In the genome of Pseudomonas sp. LBUM920, one region contains:
- a CDS encoding putative 2-aminoethylphosphonate ABC transporter ATP-binding protein — protein sequence MNTALTHPGAPMTVRGIQKRFGAFTALDNVSLDVAAGELVCLLGPSGCGKTTLLRCIAGLERQDSGELRLGNRDVSLLPPQARDYGILFQSYALFPNLTVEANIGYGLTGSGRDEVRTRVGQMLELVGLLGSEKKYPGQLSGGQQQRVALARALAPAPSLLLLDEPMSALDARVREHLCTELRQLQRRLGITTLMVTHNQDEAMLMADRIAVMNNGKVEQYATPQEIYDRPATPFVAEFVGQGNWLPFSRNSASHAQVGGMNMRLADDAGMAKSGRLFCRPEAISVNPAVHEENLFPAKVREITFLGNRCRMRFELEQLPGHALLAELAPEAMPRLGAQDIWVALPPRSLQVFA from the coding sequence ATGAACACAGCCCTGACCCACCCCGGCGCGCCAATGACGGTGCGCGGTATCCAGAAACGCTTCGGTGCCTTCACTGCGCTGGACAATGTGTCCCTGGACGTCGCCGCCGGCGAGCTGGTGTGCCTGCTGGGCCCGTCCGGTTGCGGCAAGACCACCTTGCTGCGCTGCATCGCCGGCCTGGAACGCCAGGACAGCGGTGAGCTGCGCCTGGGCAACCGCGACGTTTCCCTACTGCCACCGCAGGCGCGGGACTACGGCATTCTGTTTCAGTCCTACGCACTGTTTCCTAACCTTACCGTCGAGGCGAACATCGGCTACGGCCTCACCGGCAGCGGTCGCGATGAGGTGCGCACGCGTGTTGGCCAGATGCTCGAACTGGTCGGCCTGCTGGGCAGCGAAAAGAAATACCCCGGCCAACTTTCCGGCGGCCAGCAACAACGCGTCGCCCTGGCCCGTGCCCTGGCACCGGCGCCATCGCTGTTGCTGCTTGACGAGCCCATGTCGGCCCTTGACGCCCGTGTGCGCGAGCATTTGTGCACCGAGCTGCGCCAGCTGCAGCGGCGCCTGGGTATCACCACACTGATGGTCACCCACAATCAGGACGAGGCCATGCTGATGGCCGACCGCATTGCCGTGATGAACAACGGCAAGGTTGAGCAATACGCCACGCCCCAGGAAATCTACGACCGCCCGGCCACGCCGTTTGTGGCCGAGTTTGTCGGCCAGGGTAACTGGCTGCCGTTCAGCCGCAACAGTGCGAGCCATGCCCAGGTTGGCGGGATGAACATGCGCCTGGCCGACGATGCTGGCATGGCGAAATCCGGGCGCTTGTTCTGCCGCCCGGAAGCCATCAGCGTCAACCCGGCGGTGCATGAAGAAAACCTGTTCCCGGCCAAGGTTCGCGAGATCACGTTTCTTGGCAACCGCTGCCGCATGCGGTTTGAACTGGAACAATTGCCCGGCCACGCGCTGCTGGCTGAGTTGGCCCCGGAAGCCATGCCGCGCCTGGGTGCCCAGGACATCTGGGTCGCCTTGCCGCCGCGCAGCCTGCAGGTGTTTGCCTGA
- a CDS encoding LysR family transcriptional regulator, with the protein MLSAELKAFFMVARLGSITQAAKKLGLSQPTVTTQIRNLESQYGVELFYRGGRRLTVSDDGARLLPMVKALLQQEADIEFFLRNNGQVQGTLRIAATAPYYILDLVKAFRERLPQVEVSVEIGNSQQVLEALDDYRVDVAASSQLLEDPRLIRRVLGTDPLVLAVHRNHPLAKLDHVPLNALAGHTLLMREAGSTTRRLTEEMLQGAGVSYGPLLEIGSRESIREAVLRNIGISIIARQEVPHDPQLRVLTIENAPQIPEYLYCLKERKSARLPAAFLGLAQEMSPL; encoded by the coding sequence GTGCTGAGTGCCGAGTTAAAGGCGTTTTTTATGGTCGCCCGCCTGGGCAGCATTACCCAGGCGGCGAAAAAACTCGGGCTGAGCCAGCCCACGGTGACTACCCAGATTCGCAACCTGGAAAGCCAATACGGCGTTGAGCTGTTCTACCGTGGCGGGCGCCGTCTCACCGTCAGCGACGACGGCGCGCGCCTGCTGCCGATGGTCAAGGCGCTGTTGCAGCAGGAAGCCGACATCGAGTTCTTCCTGCGCAACAACGGACAGGTCCAGGGCACGTTACGGATTGCCGCAACGGCGCCGTATTACATCCTCGACCTGGTCAAAGCCTTTCGCGAACGCCTGCCGCAAGTGGAGGTGTCGGTAGAAATCGGCAACTCCCAGCAGGTGCTCGAAGCGCTGGACGATTACCGCGTCGATGTCGCCGCGTCCTCCCAACTGCTGGAAGACCCCCGCCTGATTCGCCGCGTGCTCGGCACCGATCCTTTGGTGTTGGCGGTGCACCGCAACCATCCCTTGGCCAAGCTCGATCACGTGCCGCTCAATGCGTTGGCCGGCCATACCTTGCTGATGCGTGAAGCAGGCTCCACCACGCGGCGGCTGACCGAAGAAATGCTGCAGGGCGCCGGCGTGAGTTACGGGCCGCTGCTGGAGATTGGCAGCCGTGAGTCGATTCGCGAGGCGGTGCTGCGCAATATCGGCATCAGCATCATCGCTCGTCAGGAGGTGCCTCATGACCCGCAGTTGCGCGTGCTGACCATCGAGAACGCGCCGCAGATTCCGGAGTATTTGTACTGCCTCAAGGAACGAAAGTCGGCGCGTCTGCCGGCTGCGTTTCTTGGGTTAGCGCAGGAAATGTCGCCACTCTGA